Genomic window (Kosakonia sp. BYX6):
ACAATGCGTTCATCCACCAACTGGAATTCGCTGTTGCTGCCCGGACGCGTCAGCGCGCCGGCGTACCAGACTTCATCCCCCGGCTGGAACAGTGTGACGGCATCGCCCACCGCTTTCACCACGCCAACGGCATCCCAACCCAGTACGCGTGGCGCATCGGCGTTAAAACCGGCGCGCACTTTGGTGTCCACGGGGTTAACGGAAATGGCTTTCACTTCCACCAGCAGATCGTGGCCGCTGGCTTGCGGTTGTGGCAGGTCGATATCCGAGAGGTATTCCAGATTGCTACTGCCTGCGGCAGCACGGGTAATGGCGATCGCTTTCATCTTTGCTCCGTTAATGCGTTGTGTGTTCGCTAAGGGTAGTCAACACAACGCTTATGAAAAACCCGCGAAACGGAGCAGCACTTATCCTTGAGGAGTGAAAATAGTGGATGGGCAGCACCTGAACGTATTCTGATAATGGTCCACTATGTCGCTGTAACTACTTGTTCGCGTATTGTCCGGCAGTGGCCTCGTACGTAATCTCTGGGCGCATTTAGTGATTCGAACCATTAATGAGCAGGAAGAGAGCGATGTCTAAAAAGAAAGGAAGTGGCGTCACTTCAATGCCGCATGATGCCGTGTTCAAACAATTTCTGACGCACCCGGATATCGCCCGTGATTTCCTGGGGCTGCATCTACCGGAAAGGCTGCTTGCCATTTGCGATTTAAATACGCTGCAACTGGCACCGGGAAGCTTTGTCGATGAAAGCTTGCGCGCGCTTTACAGTGATGTGCTTTATAGCCTGAAAACAACGCGTGGTGACGGGTATATTCAAGTACTGATTGAGCATCAGTCGACGCCAGACAGCGAAATGGCTTTTCGTTTGATTCGTTATGCACTAGCCGCGATGCAGCGGCATCTGGATGCAGGGCATGAAAAGCTGCCGCTGGTCATTCCGGTATTGTTTTATACCGGTAAACGTAGCCCTTATCCCTATTCAACTAATTGGCTTGATATGTTTCATGATCCTTCCACCGCGCAAACGCTTTACAGCAGCCATTTTCCGTTAGTTGATGTAACAATGATTCCTGATGATGAAATCATGAACCACCGTAGTATGGCGGCACTGACCCTGCTGCAAAAACACATTCAACAGCGGGATGTTGACGAATTATTGGACAGGTTGACTGAAATTCTGTTGGCTGAGTACATAACGGGACAGCAATTGGTTTCGTTGATAAACTACCTGGTGTATGTCGGTGAAACGCCCGATGCCGAAGGTTTTATACGTCAACTGGCGCAGCGGGTGCCGCAATATAAGGACGAACTGATGACCATCGCGCAACAGCTTGAACAAAAAGGTATTAGCCAAGGACTCAAACAAGGCCTCAAACAGGGCCTCGAGCAAGGTCTTGAACAAGGTCTCGAGCAAGGTCTTGAACAAGGTCTCGAACAAGGCCGACAGCAGGAGGCACTGAAAATTGCCCGCACCATGCTGCAAAACGGGCTTGATAGCCAGACCGTTATGAAAATGACCGGGCTTTCTGAGGCTGAAGTGACGCAACTCTGCCATTAATTTCACGTGTTGATAACGGGGTTTATTGCGCCGGGGCGTGAGAAAAGCCCGTTTACAACGCTTCTGACCGGCATTATCCTGATTGCCGGTCAATAAAATGTTAATGACAACTTATTGATTTTAAATGACTCGGGGTGCCCTTCTTTGTGAAGGCTGAGAAATACCCGTACCACCTGATCTGGATAATGCCAGCGTAGGGAAGTCAGATGCCCGCCCGGCATCCCTTCTTCACGCCGGGCAGGAGCGACATCATGCAACCTGACCTGCTTGATCGTGTGCAAACCGCACACGCGTTACAGCAATTTCGCCATCTTTCCCCCCTCGTACACTGTATGACGAACGACGTCGTACAAACCTTTACCGCCAACGTATTGCTGGCGCTCGGCGCTTCGCCTGCGATGGTGATTGAGCGTGACGAAGCCCGGCAATTCAGCGCCATCGCAGATGCGCTATTGATCAATGTCGGCACGCTCACCCGCGAACGCGCGGATGCCATGCAGGCGGCGGTCGACAGCGCGAATGCGGTGCATAAACCCTGGACACTCGATCCCGTCGCCGTTGGCGCGCTGACCTTCCGTTCGGAATTCTGCCAGCAGCTTCTGGCGCGGCACCCTGCCGCCATTCGCGCTAACGCCTCTGAAATCCTCGCCCTTGCCGGAATGCCTGCCGGTGGGCGCGGCGTTGACACCACCGATACCGCCAGTACTGCGCTGCCAGCCGCGCAAAAACTGGCGCGGCAAACCGGGGCGGTTGTCGCGGTCACCGGAGAAGTGGATTACATCACTGACGGTTCGCGGACATTGATGGTCACCGGCGGGCATGTGCTGATGACGCGCGTGGTCGGCACCGGCTGCGCGCTCTCTGCCGTCGTTGCCGCAAGCTGTGCATTGCCTGGCGACAGGCTGGTCAATGTCGCTGCGGCCTGTGCATTTATGGCGCAAGCGGGCAGCCTGGCGGTGGCGCAAAGCCAGGGGCCGGGCAGTTTTGTCCCGGCGTTTCTCGACGCGTTGTATGCATTGGGTGGGGAGGTTCGCGTATGAAACGGATCAACGCATTAACCATTGCTGGCACCGATCCCAGCGGCGGCGCGGGTATTCAGGCGGATCTAAAAACGTTTTCAGCCCTCGGCGCGTATGGCTGTTCGGTGATCACCGCGCTGGTGGCGCAAAACACGCGCGGTGTGCAGTCGGTTTACCGCATTGAGCCGGATTTTGTCGCCGCCCAGCTTGATTCCGTGCTGAGCGATGTGCGCATCGACACCACCAAAATCGGCATGCTGGCGGAAACGGATATTGTGGAAGCCGTCGCCGAGCGGTTGCGTCGCTACCAGGTGCGCAATGTGGTGCTGGACACGGTGATGCTCGCCAAAAGCGGTGACCCGCTGTTATCGCCGTCCGCGGTCGTGGCGCTGCGCCAGCATTTACTGCCGCAAGTTTCACTTATTACGCCTAACTTGCCGGAAGCCGCCGCGCTGCTCGATGCGCCTCACGCCCATAATGAACACGAAATGCATGCCCAGGGCAAAGCGCTGCTGGCGCTCGGTTGCGAAGCGGTGTTGATGAAAGGCGGTCATTTAGACGATGCCGAAAGCCCGGACTGGCTGTTCACCCGTGACGGCGCGCAGCGCTTCACCGCCCCACGGATAAATACGAAAAATACCCACGGAACCGGCTGCACACTCTCTGCCGCGCTGGCGGCGCTGCGACCGCGTCATGCCGACTGGAATTCAACCATTGTGGAGGCGAAAAACTGGCTGACCGCCGCGCTGGCACAGGCCGATTCGCTGGAAGTGGGGCACGGCATCGGCCCGGTTCACCACTTCCATCAATGGTGGTAAATCAGGATCCGAAACGTGCCAGCAGATAATGCTGAAAAAAAGGGCGGCGGTGGAAAATCTCGCGTCACGGTACCAGGCTTATTTTTGCCCATCGCAAGGATGGGTAAGGATAATCCAATTCGCCTCGCGCGAAGCTTACGGGAGCATAGCTATGACTGATATTGTGCAGTTGCTTGGCAAAGACGCCGAAAGCCTACTACAACACCGTTGCATGACCCTTCCCGCCGATCAGCTTTATCTGCCTGGCCACGATTATGTCGACCGCGTGATGATCGACAATAACCGTCCGCCTGCGGTACTGCGAAATATGCAGACGCTGTATAACCATGGGCGGCTGGCGGGGACCGGTTATCTGTCGATTCTGCCGGTAGACCAGGGCATTGAGCACTCGGCAGGCGCGTCGTTTGCTGCTAATCCGCTCTATTTCGATCCGAAGAATATCGTTGAGTTGGCCATTGAAGCGGGCTGTAACTGTGTGGCTTCCACCTACGGCGTGCTGGCGTCGGTTTCCCGCCGTTACGCGCACCGCATTCCGTTCCTGGTGAAATTGAATCACAACGAAACCCTCAGCTATCCCACCGAATATGACCAGACGCTGTACGCCAGCGTAGAGCAGGCCTTCAATATGGGCGCTGTCGCGGTTGGCGCGACCATCTATTTTGGCTCGATTGAATCCCGCCGCCAGATTGAAGAGATTTCCGCTGCGTTCGAACGCGCTCATGAACTGGGCATGGTCACGGTGCTGTGGGCGTATCTGCGTAACTCGGCGTTCAAGAAAGACGGCGTGGATTACCATGCTTCCGCCGATCTCACCGGCCAGGCGAACCATATCGCCGCCACCATTGGCGCGGATATCGTGAAGCAGAAAATGGCGGAAAATAACGGCGGTTATAAAGCGGTGAACTTCGGCTACACCGACGATCGCGTTTACAGCAAGCTGACCAGCGATAACCCCATCGACCTGGTGCGTTACCAACTGGCGAACTGCTATATGGGCCGCGCCGGGCTGATCAACTCCGGTGGTGCGTCAGGCGGTGACACGGATCTCGGCGATGCTGTGCGCACGGCGGTGATTAACAAACGCGCGGGCGGCATGGGCTTGATCCTCGGTCGTAAAGCGTTTAAGAAAACGATGGCCGACGGCGTGAAACTGATTAACGCCGTGCAGGACGTCTACCTTGATGAGAAAGTGACCATCGCCTGATGGTGGCTTTTACCCTCTTCCTGCGGGAGGAGGGTAAAACAAAAACCCTGTTTCAAACCTCGTGCATTCCCTCGCCGATCTTGATCACATTTCCGTAACCTTTTGTGAAAAATGTCACGCATCCTCGTGTGCATGCCCAAAAAATGGCCGCTGCTTAGCGCTATTTGTCCGAGGAAGCGGCCAGATTTTGTGCATATATTTTATTCTGAAACGGCTTTTCAAAAACTCAAGGACACGCAATGAAAATTGAATCTGTAAACGTCACCGTCTTCCAGCACCCGACGCGCCGGGTTTCCGACAGCGCCGGGCATTCGCATCCGGGGCCGGAAACCCAGGCGAAGATGGCGATGTTAACGATTACCGCCGACGATGGCACAACGGGCTATTCGTTCGCGCCGCCGGAAGTGGTGCGCCCGTTCGTGCTGAACGCCTTTTTCCGCAAAGTGATGGTCGGCCAGGACCCCTTTAATCGCGAGCGCATCTGGCAAGATTTAGTCCACTGGCAGCGCGGCAGCGCCCATCAGCTTACCGAGCGCGCTCTGTCATTTGTCGAACAAGCTTTGTGGGATCTGATTGGCCGCAAGCTGAATATGCCGGTCTACAAATTGCTTGGCGGCTACCGCGATAAAGTCCCGGCTTACGGCAGCACCATGTGCGGCGACGAGCTGGAAGGCGGCCTTTCCACGCCGGACGAATATGCGACGTTTGCCGAAAAACTGGTGGCGCGCGGCTATAAAGCCATCAAGTTACACACCTGGATGCCGCCGGTGAAGTTCGCCCCGAACCCGAAAATGGATGTCAAAGCCTGTGCCGCCGTGCGTGAAGCGGTCGGCCCGGATATCGATCTGATGATCGACGGCTACCACTGGTACAGCCGCACTGACGCGTTGTACATCGGCAAGGAACTGGAAAAACTCGATTTCGCCTGGTTCGAAGAGCCGATGGAAGAAGAGAGCATGTCTTCTTACGTCTGGTTGGCGGAAAACTTATCGATCCCGATTATCGGCCCGGAAAGCCTGGGTGGGAAACATCACAGCCGTGCGGATTGGGTGAAAGCGGGTGCTTGCGACATCCTGCGCGCCGGTGCCAATGGCGTGGGCGGTATTTCACCGACCCTGAAAGTGGCGAACCTGGCCGAATCGTTCGGTATGGATTGCGAAGTGCACGGAAACGGCGCGGCGAGCCTGGCGGTGATCGGCGCGATTCGCAACTGCCGCTGGTACGAGCGTGGCTTGCTGCATCCGTTCCTCGATTACGATCAACCGGCGGCGTATCTCAACAGTATCGTCGACCCGATGGACGAAGACGGTTTTGTCCATCTGCCGCAGCGTCCGGGGCTCGGCGAAGACATCAATTTTGCGTATATCGAAGCCAATACCGTCAGCCACGACTGACACATAAAAAATGCCCGAAAGCACGGACTTTCGGGACACGTACCCTACAGGCGATATATACATGAAACGAATCCCTTTGCCGGGGGCGTGCTTGCTCGCGCTCTCGCTGATGATGGGCAATGGCGCGGTGCAAGCCGCCACGCCGCCCGATCAGCTCATCATCGGCATGAATATGAACAACCTGCTGACCCTCGATCCGGCGGCGATGACCGGTAACGAAGTGGTCGGCATTGTGGTTAACCTCTACGACTCGCTGGTGGAACTGGATGCGAATGAACTGACCAACGTGAAACCGGCGCTGGCAGAGTCCTGGGCGATCAGCCCGGACGGGAAAATGCTGACTTTCCACCTGCGCGATAACGTCAAATTTCACTCCGGTAATCCGCTGACCGCCGACGATGTGGTGTGGTCGATGCGCCGAATATTGCACCTGAACCTCGCGCAGGCGTCGGTGTGGAAATCCTACGGTTTCAGCAAAAAGAATATCGACCAGCAGGTCAGCGCGCCGGATGCGTACACCGTGCAAATCACCTTGCCGAAAGCCAACGATCCGCAACTGGTGATTTACTCGCTCGGCGCGCTCGGCAACCTTGGCGTGCTCGACAGCAAAACGGTGCAACGCCACGCGGTGAATAACGACTGGGGTAACCGCTGGCTGACCACCAACGAAGCCGGTTCCGGGCCGTTTATGCTGGAAACCTGGCAGGCGAAAGAGGTGCTGCGCATGCAGCGCAACCCGCATTACTGGCGCGAAGAGCCGAAACTGAGCCGCGTGGTGCTGCGCCATTTTCAGGAGTCGCAAACCCTGCGCCTGATGCTGGCGAAAGGCGATCTGGATGTGGCCAATAATATGGCGGTCTCCGATATTAACGCGCTGCGTAAAGACCCCAATGTCACCGTTGAAGCGGTGCAGAAGGGCACTGTTTATTACGTGGCGATGAGCATGAAAGAGGCGCACTTCGCCAACCCGAAAGTGCGTGAAGCGGTGCGCTACCTGATTGATTATCAAGGCATTAACAAAGCGCTGATGCCGGGCTATGGCGTGCTGCACCAGCGGCCGATCAAAGCGGGCATGCCCTCGACATTGCCCGATCCCGGTTACCGGCTGGATATTCCCCGCGCGAAAAAACTGCTGGCGGAAGCGGGTTACCCGGACGGCTTTGATACCACGCTGCGCGTCCTTGCCGATCAACCGTTCCTCAATATCGCGATTGCTGTGCAATCCACACTGATGCAGGCGGGGATCAACGCCAAAATCATCACCGGCACCGGCAACCAGATTTACGGCGCGATGCGCGAACGTCAGTTCGACATGCTGGTCGGGCGTGGCGGCAGCGGTGTGGAACCGCACCCGCACTCCAGCCTGCGCGCGCTGGTCTATAACCCGGACAACAGCGATGAAGCGCGGCTGACCAACTTCCAGGGCTGGCGCACCAGTTTTTACGACAAGCCGCTGAACGAGATGATCGACAAAGCGCTGCTTGAGCGCGACCCGGCCAAACAGAAAACCGACTATCAGCAAATCCAGGTGCGTTATGACCAACTGATTCCGGCGCTGATCCCGCTGTCGCAAATGGTCGATTCCGTAGTCGTGCGTAACGACGTGAAAAATTTCCAGTCGCACCCGTCGGCCACCACGTTCCTGCGCGAAGTGTATAAAAGCGCCGCCACCGGAGGAGATAAAGGATGAGTTCGCTACTGCTTGCACCTGGCTCGCGGGCCAGACGGCTGTCGAAACGGCTCACGCAGGTGGCGGTGACCCTGTTCGGGTTGCTGCTGCTGACCTTCTTTATTGGCCGCGTGATGCCGATCGATCCGGTGCTGGCGATTGTCGGCCCGGATGCGGATCACAGCACTTATCAGCAGGTTTATCAGCAACTGGGGTTTGACCAATCGCTGCTGACCCAGTTTGGGATTTACCTGAATAACTTGCTGCACGGCAATTTGGGCAACGCGCTGCTGACCGGCAAACCGGTGCTTGATGACATTGTGCGCGTCTTCCCGGCGACGCTGGAACTGGCAACGGTCGCCATTATCGTTGGCGCGGGGCTGGGCATTCCGCTCGGCGTACTGGCCGCTGCGCGGCGCAACAGCGTTTCCGATTATGTGGTGCGTATTATCAGCCTCGCCGGGTATTCAACGCCGATTTTCTGGGTCGGCATGATGGGGCTGCTGCTGTTTTATGCCTGGCTTGGCTGGGTGGGTGGCGCCGGAAGGCTGGATTTGGGGCTGGATGGCATTGTGCCGCGCCGCACCGGGTTGATCACCGTGGATGCGTTGTTGGCGGGAAACGGCGCGGTGTTCTGGAACGCGCTCAATCACCTGGTGCTGCCCGCGTCGCTGCTCGGTTTCCACTCGCTGGCCTACATCAGCCGCATGACCCGCAGCTTTATGCTGGCGCAACTGTCGCAGGAGTTCATCATCACCGCGCGGGTAAAAGGGCTGACCGAACGCCAGGTCATCTGGAACCACGCGTTTCGCAATATCCTTGTGCAACTGCTGACGGTGGTGGCGCTCGCTTACGGTTCGCTGCTGGAAGGCGCGGTGTTGATTGAAACCGTGTTCTCGTGGCCGGGTTTTGGTTCGTACCTGACCGGCAGCTTGCTGCTTGGCGATATGAATGCGGTGATGGGCTGCGTGCTGTTGGTGGGGGTGATTTTCGTGATGCTCAACCTGCTCTCCGACATGCTGTATCAACTCTTTGATCCGAGGACGAAATCATGACGGTCTCTCTTGATTCGCCGGTCGCCACTGCCCGTCGCGAACGCAGCCAGCGGCTGAAACGCAGCGCGGGGCGCGCGGCGGCGTTTGTCGGCAAAATGGCGCGCAACCCGCTCACCGCGATTGGCGGCAGCATTATTTTGCTGCTGCTGATTGTGGCGATCTTCGCGCCGCTTATCGCGCCGTATAACCCGCTGGTGCAGGATTTAGACAGCGCGCTGAGTGCGCCGAATGCCGCGCACTGGTTCGGGACTGACGAATTCGGGCGCGATATCTTCAGCCGCCTGGTCTACGGCTCGCGCATCACGCTCTATATTGTGCTGCTGGTTTCCGTCACCGTGGGGCCGCTCGGCCTGTTGCTCGGTGTGAGCGCCGGTTATTTCGGCGGCAAAGTCGACATGGTGTTGATGCGTGTCACCGATATTTTTATCTCTTTCCCAAGCCTCGTGTTGGCGCTGGCGTTCGTTGCCGCACTTGGCCCAGGTCTTGAACATGTGGTTATCGCCATTACGCTCACCGCCTGGCCGCCAATTGCCCGTCTGGCGCGTGCGGAAACGCTCTCGCTGCGCCAGGCCGATTTTATCTCGGCGGTGCGTTTGCAGGGCGCCTCATCCGCGCGCGTACTGTGGCGTCACATTGTGCCGCTGTGCCTGCCGTCGGTGATCATTCGCATCACCATGAATATGGCGGGCATCATTCTGACCGCCGCCGGTCTGGGCTTTTTAGGCCTTGGCGCACAACCGCCGGAGCCAGAGTGGGGGGCGATGATCTCCAGCGGACGTACCTACATGATGGAGTGCTGGTGGGTAGTGACCATTCCGGGGCTGGCGATTTTGATTAACAGCCTGGCGTTCAACTTCTTGGGAGACGGCTTACGTGACATCCTCGATCCTCGCAGCGAATAATTCGCCGCTTCTCGATGTGCGCAATCTGCATGTCGATTTTGTCAACGGACGCGCGGTCACCCAGGCGGTGCGCGGCGTCTCCTTTACGCTCGGTCAGGAAAAGCTGGCGATTGTCGGCGAATCCGGTTCCGGTAAATCCACCGTCGGGCGCGCGCTGCTGCGTTTGCATCCGGCGAAAGCACGTATTCAGGCTGACCGCATGCAGTTTGGCGATATCGACTTGCTGAACGTCGATGAAGCGCAGATGCGCCAGGTGCGCGGCAAGCGTATCTCGATGATTATGCAGGACCCAAAATACTCGCTGAACCCGGTGGTGTGCGTTGGCGATCAGATTGCCGAAGCCTGGCTCACGCATCACCCCGGTAAAAAAGCCGAGGCGAAAGCGAAAGTGCTGGAGATGCTGGATGTGGTGCGCATTCGCCAGCCGGAGCGGGTTTATCAACTCTATCCGCATGAGATCTCCGGCGGGCAGGGGCAGCGCATTATGATCGCCATGATGCTGATCACCGACCCGGAACTGGTGATTGCCGATGAGCCGACTTCCGCGCTGGACGTGTCGGTGCGTTTACAGGTGCTCGGTTTGCTCGATGATTTAGTGAAATCCCGCGGGCTGGGGCTGATTTTTATCAGTCACGATATCAACCTGGTGCGCAGCTTCTGCGATCGCGTGCTGGTGATGTACGCCGGGCGCGTGGTGGAGTCAATCGCCGCGAAAGATCTGGATAACGCGCAGCATCCTTACACGCAGGGGCTGATTCACTCCCTGCCGGAAATCCACAACCGCCGTCCAGTGTTGCCGGTGTTGCAGCGCCAGGCCAGCTGGCTTGGCGAATAAGGAGCGCGAAATGATTAACGTGAAAAAACTCAACCTTGCCTTTGGCGAAGGGGAGAAGCGCAATCAGGTGCTGAGCGATGTCAGTTTCGCGGTGCAACCGGGCGAGATTTACGGCCTGGTGGGCGAATCCGGTTCCGGCAAAACCACGGTGCTGAAGTGCCTGGCGGGGTTGTTTACCCACTGGGAAGGGGAACTGGCTATCAATGATCAGCCGCTGGAAAAACGCCTCAGCCAACCGCGCTGTCGGTTGGTGCAAATGGTGTTTCAGGATCCGTACGGTTCGCTGCATCCGCGCCATACCATCGGCGATATTCTCGAAGAGCCGTTGCAGATCCACGGCATTAACGACCGCGATCGGCGCGTCAATACGCTGCTGGATAAAGTCGGTTTAAGCCGCGCCTTTCGCGAGCGCTACCCGCACCAGCTTTCCGGCGGCCAGCGCCAGCGCGTGGCAATTGCCAGAGCGTTGATCCTTGAACCGCGCGTGTTGTTGCTGGATGAACCGA
Coding sequences:
- a CDS encoding Rpn family recombination-promoting nuclease/putative transposase, with the translated sequence MSKKKGSGVTSMPHDAVFKQFLTHPDIARDFLGLHLPERLLAICDLNTLQLAPGSFVDESLRALYSDVLYSLKTTRGDGYIQVLIEHQSTPDSEMAFRLIRYALAAMQRHLDAGHEKLPLVIPVLFYTGKRSPYPYSTNWLDMFHDPSTAQTLYSSHFPLVDVTMIPDDEIMNHRSMAALTLLQKHIQQRDVDELLDRLTEILLAEYITGQQLVSLINYLVYVGETPDAEGFIRQLAQRVPQYKDELMTIAQQLEQKGISQGLKQGLKQGLEQGLEQGLEQGLEQGLEQGRQQEALKIARTMLQNGLDSQTVMKMTGLSEAEVTQLCH
- the thiM gene encoding hydroxyethylthiazole kinase: MQPDLLDRVQTAHALQQFRHLSPLVHCMTNDVVQTFTANVLLALGASPAMVIERDEARQFSAIADALLINVGTLTRERADAMQAAVDSANAVHKPWTLDPVAVGALTFRSEFCQQLLARHPAAIRANASEILALAGMPAGGRGVDTTDTASTALPAAQKLARQTGAVVAVTGEVDYITDGSRTLMVTGGHVLMTRVVGTGCALSAVVAASCALPGDRLVNVAAACAFMAQAGSLAVAQSQGPGSFVPAFLDALYALGGEVRV
- the thiD gene encoding bifunctional hydroxymethylpyrimidine kinase/phosphomethylpyrimidine kinase, translating into MKRINALTIAGTDPSGGAGIQADLKTFSALGAYGCSVITALVAQNTRGVQSVYRIEPDFVAAQLDSVLSDVRIDTTKIGMLAETDIVEAVAERLRRYQVRNVVLDTVMLAKSGDPLLSPSAVVALRQHLLPQVSLITPNLPEAAALLDAPHAHNEHEMHAQGKALLALGCEAVLMKGGHLDDAESPDWLFTRDGAQRFTAPRINTKNTHGTGCTLSAALAALRPRHADWNSTIVEAKNWLTAALAQADSLEVGHGIGPVHHFHQWW
- the fbaB gene encoding class I fructose-bisphosphate aldolase yields the protein MTDIVQLLGKDAESLLQHRCMTLPADQLYLPGHDYVDRVMIDNNRPPAVLRNMQTLYNHGRLAGTGYLSILPVDQGIEHSAGASFAANPLYFDPKNIVELAIEAGCNCVASTYGVLASVSRRYAHRIPFLVKLNHNETLSYPTEYDQTLYASVEQAFNMGAVAVGATIYFGSIESRRQIEEISAAFERAHELGMVTVLWAYLRNSAFKKDGVDYHASADLTGQANHIAATIGADIVKQKMAENNGGYKAVNFGYTDDRVYSKLTSDNPIDLVRYQLANCYMGRAGLINSGGASGGDTDLGDAVRTAVINKRAGGMGLILGRKAFKKTMADGVKLINAVQDVYLDEKVTIA
- a CDS encoding mandelate racemase family protein, whose product is MKIESVNVTVFQHPTRRVSDSAGHSHPGPETQAKMAMLTITADDGTTGYSFAPPEVVRPFVLNAFFRKVMVGQDPFNRERIWQDLVHWQRGSAHQLTERALSFVEQALWDLIGRKLNMPVYKLLGGYRDKVPAYGSTMCGDELEGGLSTPDEYATFAEKLVARGYKAIKLHTWMPPVKFAPNPKMDVKACAAVREAVGPDIDLMIDGYHWYSRTDALYIGKELEKLDFAWFEEPMEEESMSSYVWLAENLSIPIIGPESLGGKHHSRADWVKAGACDILRAGANGVGGISPTLKVANLAESFGMDCEVHGNGAASLAVIGAIRNCRWYERGLLHPFLDYDQPAAYLNSIVDPMDEDGFVHLPQRPGLGEDINFAYIEANTVSHD
- a CDS encoding ABC transporter substrate-binding protein; protein product: MKRIPLPGACLLALSLMMGNGAVQAATPPDQLIIGMNMNNLLTLDPAAMTGNEVVGIVVNLYDSLVELDANELTNVKPALAESWAISPDGKMLTFHLRDNVKFHSGNPLTADDVVWSMRRILHLNLAQASVWKSYGFSKKNIDQQVSAPDAYTVQITLPKANDPQLVIYSLGALGNLGVLDSKTVQRHAVNNDWGNRWLTTNEAGSGPFMLETWQAKEVLRMQRNPHYWREEPKLSRVVLRHFQESQTLRLMLAKGDLDVANNMAVSDINALRKDPNVTVEAVQKGTVYYVAMSMKEAHFANPKVREAVRYLIDYQGINKALMPGYGVLHQRPIKAGMPSTLPDPGYRLDIPRAKKLLAEAGYPDGFDTTLRVLADQPFLNIAIAVQSTLMQAGINAKIITGTGNQIYGAMRERQFDMLVGRGGSGVEPHPHSSLRALVYNPDNSDEARLTNFQGWRTSFYDKPLNEMIDKALLERDPAKQKTDYQQIQVRYDQLIPALIPLSQMVDSVVVRNDVKNFQSHPSATTFLREVYKSAATGGDKG
- a CDS encoding ABC transporter permease, which produces MSSLLLAPGSRARRLSKRLTQVAVTLFGLLLLTFFIGRVMPIDPVLAIVGPDADHSTYQQVYQQLGFDQSLLTQFGIYLNNLLHGNLGNALLTGKPVLDDIVRVFPATLELATVAIIVGAGLGIPLGVLAAARRNSVSDYVVRIISLAGYSTPIFWVGMMGLLLFYAWLGWVGGAGRLDLGLDGIVPRRTGLITVDALLAGNGAVFWNALNHLVLPASLLGFHSLAYISRMTRSFMLAQLSQEFIITARVKGLTERQVIWNHAFRNILVQLLTVVALAYGSLLEGAVLIETVFSWPGFGSYLTGSLLLGDMNAVMGCVLLVGVIFVMLNLLSDMLYQLFDPRTKS
- a CDS encoding ABC transporter permease encodes the protein MTVSLDSPVATARRERSQRLKRSAGRAAAFVGKMARNPLTAIGGSIILLLLIVAIFAPLIAPYNPLVQDLDSALSAPNAAHWFGTDEFGRDIFSRLVYGSRITLYIVLLVSVTVGPLGLLLGVSAGYFGGKVDMVLMRVTDIFISFPSLVLALAFVAALGPGLEHVVIAITLTAWPPIARLARAETLSLRQADFISAVRLQGASSARVLWRHIVPLCLPSVIIRITMNMAGIILTAAGLGFLGLGAQPPEPEWGAMISSGRTYMMECWWVVTIPGLAILINSLAFNFLGDGLRDILDPRSE
- a CDS encoding ABC transporter ATP-binding protein translates to MTSSILAANNSPLLDVRNLHVDFVNGRAVTQAVRGVSFTLGQEKLAIVGESGSGKSTVGRALLRLHPAKARIQADRMQFGDIDLLNVDEAQMRQVRGKRISMIMQDPKYSLNPVVCVGDQIAEAWLTHHPGKKAEAKAKVLEMLDVVRIRQPERVYQLYPHEISGGQGQRIMIAMMLITDPELVIADEPTSALDVSVRLQVLGLLDDLVKSRGLGLIFISHDINLVRSFCDRVLVMYAGRVVESIAAKDLDNAQHPYTQGLIHSLPEIHNRRPVLPVLQRQASWLGE
- a CDS encoding ABC transporter ATP-binding protein codes for the protein MINVKKLNLAFGEGEKRNQVLSDVSFAVQPGEIYGLVGESGSGKTTVLKCLAGLFTHWEGELAINDQPLEKRLSQPRCRLVQMVFQDPYGSLHPRHTIGDILEEPLQIHGINDRDRRVNTLLDKVGLSRAFRERYPHQLSGGQRQRVAIARALILEPRVLLLDEPTSALDVSVQAEILNLLAALHQESQLTYLMVTHDLGVIAHLCQKVAVMQYGKILETLTVDALVSGAAQTDYTRMLVNASQQYSREMAREVAAY